The Plasmodium vinckei vinckei genome assembly, chromosome: PVVCY_08 genome contains the following window.
gaaaaattatatattttttatgtactACTATAGTTAgaagaataaaatatcaaCATCACTATGTTAGCTGAGCATATTACATATAGTCTTTTAACATGGCtaaaaatagaataaaaaattattttatttttttaattgtatttattttttaatatagttATGTTGAAAAATgcaagaaaaaaattacaaaagtTTGTAATCTTTATAATGGTATATTGCTTTTCAtcctttatttatttgcatatgtgtaaatatattgtgaataatatttaattccAATCATATAAGTAGCATTACtagaaattatttttttaagcaaataaagttttatacaaatataggAATACCTTTAGAGAGTATGCATAaactaaatatatatatatattgctcattttataaaaattattgcaAAGATAATCCAAATTGTCTATACATTgcataaacaaataattttatagatATTATGTGTGTgcacatattttaatttattatgtacTTTTGTTTAATGCACATTTCTTTTACTTAAATATACGATACTTcgtaaaattaaaaaaaatataattaccTAGGTTCAACTTTGCAAAATATgcaatttataattttttatctctTTTAGcatgtcttttttttaattaaaaatgttgaaaaattaaacatgctgaaaaattaaaaatgctgaaaaattaaaagtgctgaaaaattaaaaatgctgaaaaattaaaaatgctGAAAAAttagatatattataatctTTCAATATGCTTACTttcttataataatataccaTTACTTAATCCGTCAACTTGTGTAAATATAAGAATGAATGTGTGTTATGAGGGGAaggtataatatttttttttttttttgttaaaaaataatttttctctttcattttttttaaatattaatatgtaaaaCAAGTGTGTATTATTACTCTTTTCAGctattacaaaattatgcttatttaaaattaattattttatttttatcattattataattcttgtatatatagagtattatttttcactGGAAAAGGCTCTCTCtctctatatatacatacatacatacatacgtAGCATGGATATAAGTTTTAAGCATTGTCATTGTCCTTTACTTTATAAGCCCattttaaacaatttaaatgacataaattttataaaaataatatggtatttttatacattatGGTGGAAGAACATAATGCGGTTTAATTATGTTCTTTATTTAGGGtgaaacaatttttataataagctataaattttaaaataaaaaataaatccatAATAATGGGTTTAAccatacttttttttattaattatctTTTAGTAGTAGTGTTACAAAAGTTATAGGAAATATTTGTGTCATATATGAAATGGTGAAAGATTAAAATTCcattgaaataaaaaaaggtctaaatgttttttatacacaattttaaaataaaaagagaaaatacATTAATCCcattattcattattttttatcttttgattttatggataattttaaatttgtcatagtaaaatattattaaaagaaattaataatttatatgcttttgtgctaaaaaattatataaatatatatatacatacacaCATTTAAGATTGTATGCCTTTTCTACTTATACTTGTTAAAGAATGTTTTATATCTATGTGTGTATAcagttttattatcatttatttatattattttggtatgcatatttttacttatccgttttttacacattttttaagttaGCAAAATTAgctcgtttttttttatttttgcaaCCTTACTGGCATGGGagaagttttttttttttttatatcttaagggcatttcatatatatgtatatattaatatattattcttaaaattgaaatattttttcattactttttttaagcatataatagaaaaaatacgTTTTATAAGTAatcataaattaaaaaaaaaaattaatatataaaataatgtgataataaataatgttaaaaaaaaaataagcacACCCAAATTTTTACAACAAAATGTGGGcatccattttatttttcaagggaataaatatatttttataattaaaaaaaaaatgtatataaaaaagatatcatatattttttatatagcaTAAGggattttatataaaatgcaATTTGAAGAGATATCCAAAatctctttatttttttcttttttacaTTAATTAATCCTTAAGagccattttattttattctcctgatatttaataatgacttgaaatatataataaaaaaatttaattatgaaattgtaattatatataaatattatatatatatattcaaatttaaGTACTATGAATGCatattgaaataaaaaaatatattaaaaagaacgtactaatattatataataataaaaataaataaacatcATTTTAGAAATGCTAAACGATATAATCATACAGGTTGTTATAGCTTCTATAGGGGTAACTATAGTCAATAgtgataaaattaaatttcttaataaatttagtaagagctaaaaatatataagataatatcctatatttttatttgtatttttttttattttgccTAATTTATACTTtcctattttattatattacaatatttttatttcatttttcaagTGTACATATGTATGTGTGTATCGATAAGTGTGTTAGCTAGCATGATTACAGCTTATGACATGCCTgcctttttatttattataatttatttgaaacaTATccatacataaatatatttgttttttcacTATTTTAGAATATGCAGTATATGCcctaattttttcttttctggTATATAAGGGTATACCATGGAAAAGGGACAACTACtatgtttatttaaatattaccCCGAATGCTACAAAACAAGAAATTCAAACAGCCTATAGACAAGCTGCCAAAATTTATCACCCAGTAAGTTTTGAaccacaaaaaataaaagactATTTTCCCACTATCATTTTGCTCACGTATTTATATGAGCTATGTGACTATTACAATTGTTTGACGtccttttataattttatgtcACTCATGGAAtccttattttttgttgaaTATTTAGGATAAAAATACAGACGAATCTGCTGATTcatcttttataaaattgaaacATGCCTATGATGTTTTATCAGATGATGTGAGAAGAAGTAATTATAACAGATTTGGCGACTATAAAAATGGTATGTAAATAGGATCTATCCATACTTCTATTCATTTATGTCCCaattcaattattttttaagtcaTACATCATTACTTCTTCATTTTCCCTACTTTGCAGGTGAAGTTGACGACAACACTGCCACTTTGCTGATATGTCTTTCACTAGTTCAACATGccatgttttttattattggatattttttatcatatcgTAAAAAACTAGAATTTTCAAGACAGgtacattttaatattcttcaattatgagaaaaaatgctaactatatttttctttgtttTAAGGGTACCAATTTGAAtgcacaaatatataaacatggtttatgcttttttatttatagattttcctagtatataatatagcaAGTTTTTGTTTCGAATTGCAATTTCGATTTATTGAAGATGACACAACATTTGATTGGCTACCTGTTATAGGATATTTATTAccatatgaaaaaataaaattattaagaaTGATATTTCccattgttttttttataagtatATGTATTTCTGCTTATGCATATACAGATAGAAATGCGAgcttaatttatttaatgagATCTATATTATCCACAAATCGAATAATTGTTGAAAGATCTAATGATGTTATTGAATCAactaattatttaaaaaaaaatggagatCAAATAGTTTCAAAATTACAACAGATGAGAAAAACAGATGGATCTTCACTATTCCAAATTaatgacaaaaataatgaaagtgacaataaagaatatttcggaactgaaaataaaaaactacTTGAAAATGTAAAAGAATTTTCATTAACCTTAGATTCTCAACAAATGAATTTATTAGAAAAATGTTATgaaataatgaagaataaacaaattgatgataaaaaaggaaaaaaaaaatcatggTTTGAATTTTTCTCTATGCAAATGATATTTggaattatatttgtttatatctGGCTTActtcaaaataaaactcAAAAacagaataaaaaaaaaatgaactaattgataataaatggctatattttttcatatttttttttttttttttgaaaagttCAACCAAAATAATTTCTAAACCGACATTAAACAAATCGGTATACCGCATTTTGTGAGTGTCTGTTTTAAAAGACTCACATGCatattatgtatacatatttgtaataaaaaaatacataatatttattttttttttttcattgttaatatttgcttaatataataactaatttaactattttttttcaattttatcttttatatttttacttttttccACACAATTTATCACgaaggaaaatataaacaacgTTGCTCATGAAAAGGAGGGCAATCTTTCATCTGCGATCCATACATGAATAAA
Protein-coding sequences here:
- a CDS encoding DNAJ-like molecular chaperone protein, putative yields the protein MLNDIIIQVVIASIGVTIVNSDKIKFLNKFKYAVYALIFSFLVYKGIPWKRDNYYVYLNITPNATKQEIQTAYRQAAKIYHPDKNTDESADSSFIKLKHAYDVLSDDVRRSNYNRFGDYKNGEVDDNTATLLICLSLVQHAMFFIIGYFLSYRKKLEFSRQIFLVYNIASFCFELQFRFIEDDTTFDWLPVIGYLLPYEKIKLLRMIFPIVFFISICISAYAYTDRNASLIYLMRSILSTNRIIVERSNDVIESTNYLKKNGDQIVSKLQQMRKTDGSSLFQINDKNNESDNKEYFGTENKKLLENVKEFSLTLDSQQMNLLEKCYEIMKNKQIDDKKGKKKSWFEFFSMQMIFGIIFVYIWLTSK